A stretch of the Rutidosis leptorrhynchoides isolate AG116_Rl617_1_P2 unplaced genomic scaffold, CSIRO_AGI_Rlap_v1 contig417, whole genome shotgun sequence genome encodes the following:
- the LOC139883562 gene encoding uncharacterized protein: MAWKNEDFFSWYLRLYKEIDFADWSTFNAILWFMWKNRNKAWKEQTCSLPSSTVFAAKDCITELFQISTRNDLSRTRQIQRWHWIRPPEGFYKLNCDAAVFPQLGKWGLGSVIRDHNATVIRCSTSFRDGIHDIGLAESSAILEGISLALSVGIERIIVESDALVIINELNKNGPCFLSCNDTLCSIKLISINFVSCSFMYTPRSNNRLIHSLTNLKTNGNGRLPTSLYTIAAMDLE, encoded by the coding sequence ATGGCTTGGAAAAACGAGGACTTCTTCTCGTGGTACCTTAGACTGTATAAGGAAATTGATTTTGCCGATTGGTCAACTTTCAATGCTATTCTATGGTTTATGTGGAAGAATAGGAATAAAGCATGGAAGGAGCAAACCTGCAGTCTGCCTTCGTCTACTGTATTTGCTGCAAAGGATTGTATTACTGAACTTTTTCAGATTTCTACTCGGAATGATCTATCCAGAACCAGGCAGATTCAGCGCTGGCACTGGATTCGTCCACCGGAaggattttataaattgaattgcgATGCAGCAGTATTTCCTCAGTTAGGCAAATGGGGACTGGGCTCGGTCATTAGAGATCACAACGCCACGGTTATTCGATGCTCAACAAGCTTCAGAGATGGCATACATGATATTGGACTAGCTGAGTCTTCAGCTATCTTGGAAGGCATATCCCTTGCTCTCTCAGTGGGAATTGAAAGGATCATAGTGGAATCGGATGCCCTGGTCATCATCAATGAGCTCAACAAGAATGGTCCATGCTTTTTGTCTTGCAATGATACTTTATGTAGTATTAAACTTATCTCTATTAACTTTGTATCTTGCTCTTTTATGTATACTCCTAGAAGTAACAATCGACTAATCCATTCCTTAACTAATCTTAAAACGAATGGGAACGGTCGATTGCCAACTTCTTTGTATACTATTGCCGCTATGGATCTTGAATGA
- the LOC139883560 gene encoding uncharacterized protein has protein sequence MNTLAWNCRGLGNPYKVQSLLKIQKIFQPSIIFISETKKLASELHWIRCRLNFSGCFGVDRDRNTSGFSGGLALFWTEDTSVDILSFSLNHIDAIIDDTWRITGIYGWPESENKWKTGKLILDLAPKCSLPWMLFRDFNLILDNSEKRGGIRRTQSQLDILRSALSACNLATLPFSGNPFTWRSTRGSEIYIQARLDRAVADRKWASLFPRAATQHIADFQSDHSPILVHLSGIPSSKGKPRFRYNNVWSKDQACVEAIQSNWNETAQASNLSDLWSKLNSSRSTLIQWRQNHPLNYAQQIKQKQSLLNQLPYDLHSSADKEIAFNLHKEIRLLSQLEDDYWRQRAKIHWIKDGDHNTRLFHSSVTNRKKKNSIVRLKDGNNNWISEEVTAAIVDFLNGGAIPEDFNSTHIVLIPKLKNPETLNQFRPISLSNLLYKLAAKVLASRLKKILPGIISPFQSAFLSGLLISDNVVLAYELSYTIKSKTGQTGWCAIKTDMSKAFDRVEWSFLRAIMLKLGFSTTWTNWIMRCISSVSFAVIINSLPSKIFKPERGLRQWDPLSPFLFILCAEGLSSLLFFVKAVQSDIVVLKDIFDVYEEASGQSINLSKSAIYFSPNTDRPTRRNVKEKLGISEVLTHDKYLGLPLLVGSSKVTNFKHISEKVWKRINSWSSRFLSNAGKDVLIRAVIQAIPTYSMGCFSIPQAILEEIEKAIRYFWWKGTNTVRWVNWNIMTTSKRNGGLGIRNLSAFNLAMLAKQGWRILQNPNSLLSRSLKAKYFPFSSFFEANLENNPSLTWRSILKGRDTLFKGGIWRVANGKSIRIREDSWHPTVSLSSHHYEAFHGRGIRRISQVLNQERTWNTGLLRSIVGDQLAPSIPLIPIRATGPDLFAWKGTKDNIFSVRSAYYVAVENLNRDPVSFPYPVFWNLIWKLLVPPKIKLFLWRVGHQSLATRDNLRRRGMLVL, from the exons ATGAATACTCTTGCTTGGAACTGTAGGGGTTTGGGCAACCCCTACAAAGTTCAATCTCTGTTGAAAATACAGAAAATTTTCCAGCCTAGTATTATATTTATTTCGGAAACAAAAAAACTAGCGTCAGAATTACATTGGATTCGCTGTAGACTGAATTTTTCCGGCTGTTTCGGTGTTGACCGAGATCGCAATACCTCAGGGTTTAGTGGAGGCCTAGCGTTATTTTGGACAGAAGATACATCAGTTGACATTCTGTCATTTTCTTTGAATCATATCGATGCGATAATTGATGACACTTGGAGAATTACAGGCATCTATGGGTGGCCAGAGTCAGAGAATAAATGGAAAACAGGGAAACTCATCCTCGATTTAGCTCCTAAATGCAGCCTTCCTTGGATGCTCTTTAGGGATTTCAATCTGATTTTAGATAACTCTGAAAAGAGAGGAGGTATTAGAAGAACTCAAAGCCAACTCGATATTCTCCGCTCAGCTTTAAGTGCCTGCAATCTTGCAACCCTCCCTTTCTCTGGCAATCCCTTCACTTGGCGAAGTACTAGGGGTTCTGAAATCTATATCCAAGCGAGACTTGATCGGGCAGTAGCAGACCGGAAATGGGCAAGCTTGTTTCCGAGAGCAGCAACTCAACATATTGCCGATTTTCAATCAGATCATTCTCCGATTTTGGTACACCTTTCAGGTATCCCAAGCTCCAAAGGAAAACCTAGATTTCGTTATAATAACGTGTGGAGTAAAGATCAGGCATGTGTGGAAGCTATTCAATCCAACTGGAACGAAACAGCTCAAGCATCGAATCTCTCCGACCTGTGGAGCAAGTTAAATTCCAGCAGAAGTACTCTTATCCAATGGCGTCAGAATCATCCTTTGAATTATGCACAACAAATCAAACAAAAACAATCTCTTCTGAACCAGCTCCCCTATGATCTGCATTCGTCAGCAGATAAGGAAATCGCGTTTAATCTCCATAAGGAAATCAGATTACTCTCACAGCTCGAGGACGACTACTGGCGACAGAGAGCGAAAATCCATTGGATTAAAGATGGAGATCATAATACAAGGCTCTTCCACTCCTCGGTAACCAACAGAAAGAAGAAAAACAGCATAGTCAGGCTTAAAGATGGGAACAACAACTGGATTTCA GAAGAGGTCACTGCTGCAATTGTCGACTTCCTGAATGGAGGAGCAATTCCTGAGGATTTCAATTCCACTCATATTGTCTTAATTCCTAAATTGAAAAATCCAGAGACTCTGAACCAATTTCGCCCAATCAGCCTAAGCAATCTTCTGTATAAATTAGCCGCGAAAGTTTTGGCATCCAGACTGAAGAAAATTCTTCCTGGAATAATATCGCCTTTCCAGTCAGCATTCTTATCAGGGCTTCTAATATCAGACAATGTTGTCCTCGCTTATGAACTATCGTACACAATCAAGAGCAAGACGGGCCAAACAGGGTGGTGCGCTATCAAGACTGATATGTCGAAGGCTTTTGATAGGGTAGAATGGTCGTTCTTAAGAGCCATTATGCTGAAGCTTGGTTTTTCTACCACTTGGACTAACTGGATAATGAGATGTATATCCTCAGTCTCTTTTGCGGTGATCATTAATAGCTTACCCAGCAAAATCTTCAAGCCAGAGAGAGGACTTCGCCAATGGGATCCCTTATCTCCATTCTTGTTTATCTTATGTGCTGAAGGACTTTCATCTCT TCTCTTTTTCGTCAAAGCTGTCCAATCTGATATTGTTGTGCTTAAGGATATCTTCGATGTTTATGAGGAAGCTTCGGGACAGTCCATTAATCTCTCAAAGTCAGCAATTTATTTTAGTCCTAACACAGACCGACCAACCAGAAGAAATGTTAAGGAAAAGCTGGGAATTAGTGAAGTCCTAACTCACGACAAATACCTCGGCCTTCCTCTTCTAGTAGGAAGCTCCAAAGTGACAAATTTCAAGCACATCTCGGAGAAAGTCTGGAAGAGAATCAACTCTTGGTCTTCTAGGTTCCTATCAAACGCGGGCAAGGACGTTCTTATTAGAGCAGTTATCCAAGCCATTCCCACATATTCTATGGGCTGCTTCTCCATCCCTCAGGCAATTCTGGAAGAGATAGAAAAAGCAATTCGCTATTTTTGGTGGAAAGGAACCAACACGGTAAGATGGGTAAACTGGAACATTATGACGACATCGAAAAGGAACGGTGGCCTGGGCATTCGGAATTTATCGGCTTTCAACCTTGCGATGCTGGCCAAACAAGGATGGCGAATCCTACAGAATCCAAACTCGCTTCTCTCAAGATCCCTCAAAGCGAAATATTTCCCCTTCTCCTCCTTCTTCGAAGCCAATCTCGAAAACAATCCTTCTTTAACCTGGAGGAGTATTCTTAAAGGCAGAGACACCCTTTTTAAAGGGGGCATTTGGCGTGTTGCCAATGGGAAATCTATCCGTATTAGAGAGGACTCTTGGCATCCGACTGTTAGTCTATCATCTCATCACTACGAAGCTTTCCATGGTAGAGGCATTAGAAGAATCTCCCAGGTGCTCAATCAAGAAAGGACTTGGAACACTGGCCTTCTGAGATCGATTGTAGGTGATCAGCTAGCTCCTAGTATCCCTCTCATTCCTATAAGAGCTACTGGGCCGGATCTTTTTGCGTGGAAAGGAACCAAAGACAATATATTCTCAGTTAGGAGTGCTTATTACGTTGCTGTGGAAAATCTTAATCGGGATCCTGTAAGTTTCCCCTATCCTGTCTTCTGGAATTTAATTTGGAAATTATTGGTTCCCCCAAAGATCAAACTGTTCTTGTGGAGGGTTGGACACCAAAGCTTAGCCACCAGAGATAATTTGAGAAGGAGGGGTATGCTTGTCTTGTAA
- the LOC139883559 gene encoding cytochrome P450 78A5-like codes for MSLLNLSLLIIPLFLFLTLTWSLSLISFSLLFTLFSILLNFWLVPGGFAWRNFKSLNLRGPIGLPLLGSLPLMMNSLSHRKLASIAFQSGAKRLMAFSQGTTRVIISSHPETAKEILSGSSFSDRPVKTTARLLMFERAIGFAPSGTYWRHLRRIAANHMFSPKNISLLQPIRHRLAQEMVSKVNSEMETNGVVEIRGILQKGSLRNIIKSVFGKMENNDEISDMVREGYELISMANMEDYFNIPFLMRRYLDFYGVKRRCQELSGKVKRILGVIVKDRRGQEDGKRHDFLSTLLSLPKEDQLNDDDMIAVLWEMIFRGTDTVAILLEWIMARMVLHNDIQTKVQQEIDSTVGNNRLVQDTDIPKLPYLQAIVKEVLRLHPPGPLLSWARLATHDVYVDKCLIPAGTTAMVNMWAITHDSSVWKDPSVFKPERFIEEDVPIMGSDLRLSPFGSGRRVCPGKALGLATVHLWLARMLQQFTWVPSQRVDLSECLRLSLEMKKPLECCAVSRNVYR; via the exons ATGTCTCTTCTAAACCTCTCACTCTTAATAATACCCCTTTTCCTCTTTTTAACACTCACATGGTCTCTCTcgctcatctctttctctctactATTCACTCTATTTTCTATTCTCCTCAACTTTTGGTTAGTCCCTGGAGGCTTTGCATGGAGAAATTTCAAATCCCTAAACCTACGTGGACCAATTGGACTCCCTCTACTTGGCTCTTTACCACTAATGATGAACTCACTATCTCACCGTAAACTCGCTTCCATTGCATTTCAATCCGGCGCAAAAAGGCTCATGGCATTCAGCCAAGGCACGACACGTGTCATCATCAGCAGCCATCCTGAAACAGCCAAGGAAATCTTATCCGGGTCCTCATTTTCTGACCGTCCCGTCAAAACCACGGCGCGCTTGCTGATGTTCGAGCGTGCCATTGGTTTTGCTCCTTCGGGGACTTATTGGCGTCACTTGAGGAGAATTGCAGCCAACCACATGTTCTCTCCTAAAAATATTTCCCTCCTACAACCAATTCGACACCGTTTAGCTCAAGAAATGGTTAGTAAAGTTAATTCAGAGATGGAGACTAATGGGGTTGTGGAAATAAGAGGAATATTACAAAAGGGTTCGTTGAGAAATATTATAAAGAGTGTGTTTGGAAAAATGGAAAATAATGATGAAATCAGTGATATGGTTAGAGAAGGGTATGAATTAATATCGATGGCGAATATGGAGGACTATTTTAACATACCATTTCTCATGAGGAGGTATTTGGATTTCTATGGGGTTAAAAGAAGGTGTCAAGAATTATCGGGTAAGGTAAAAAGAATATTGGGCGTGATTGTTAAAGACAGAAGAGGACAAGAAGATGGTAAAAGACATGATTTTCTTTCCACTTTGTTGTCTTTGCCTAAAGAGGACCAGTTGAATGATGACGATATGATTGCGGTTTTGTGG gaAATGATATTTAGAGGAACAGACACGGTGGCCATACTACTTGAATGGATTATGGCCAGGATGGTTTTGCACAACGACATCCAAACAAAAGTCCAACAAGAAATTGACTCGACCGTTGGAAATAATCGGCTCGTTCAAGACACCGACATCCCTAAACTCCCCTACCTTCAAGCTATTGTCAAAGAGGTCCTCCGCTTGCACCCTCCGGGCCCACTGCTCTCGTGGGCCCGACTCGCCACGCACGATGTCTACGTGGACAAGTGTCTCATTCCAGCTGGGACGACGGCGATGGTCAACATGTGGGCCATAACTCACGACTCTTCTGTATGGAAGGACCCATCAGTCTTCAAACCGGAAAGATTCATTGAAGAAGATGTGCCTATAATGGGTTCGGATCTGAGGCTGTCTCCATTCGGGTCGGGTCGTAGGGTTTGTCCCGGTAAGGCATTAGGTTTAGCCACCGTCCACTTGTGGCTAGCACGGATGCTCCAACAGTTCACGTGGGTCCCATCACAGCGGGTTGATCTTTCGGAATGTCTAAGACTCTCGCTCGAAATGAAAAAACCGTTAGAATGCTGTGCAGTTTCGAGAAATGTTTATCGTTGA